The following nucleotide sequence is from Candidatus Nezhaarchaeales archaeon.
GAAGGTTATAGACGTACTTAAACGTACCGGGCGCCTATATAGGGATTTAACGGCCGATGAAGTTGAAGCGTTAAAGCTAAGACTTAGACAAGCTGAAGCTTGGCTTAAGAAGTACGCGCCTGAAACTGTAAAGTTTAAACTGCTCGACGATGTTTCGCGCGTTAAGAACCTGTTAACCGATAAGCAGAAGGAGGCGTTAATGAAGGTAGCCAGCATACTTAAAGGAGGGGATTGGCTGCCGCGGGAGCTTAATACTAAGTTTTTCGAGGTATCGAGGAGCTTAGGCCTTCCTCCACCTAGCTTCTTTGAAGCCGCCTACTTAACGTTAATAGGGGCTACATCGGGGCCTTGGCTAGCTAACTTCGTACTAGCCTTAGGCAAGGATTTCGTAGCTAAACGCTTCGAGGAGGCCGCAAGCTAGTAGCCGTTCCGCCTAATGAATCCTAGGGGGCCGTAAGCTAAATTAGGGTTTAAACCGATTTAAGTAACGATGTTATCCAGGTACGCGGCGCTAGTTAAAAACCTACGCGGCGTAGTACTCGTTAACCTTGGGGAAGAGGCTTCTAGGGGCGTTTTAAACTGGCTCATTAACCGCTTTAAATATAGGAAGCTAGGGCTTCCGCCCTCAATAGTTGAACACTACGCTTCACTACTTGAAGGTAGGCTTAACGGAAAGCCCTTCGTTAAGCTAATGTACCCCTTGAAGGCTATAGAGCGCCTCGCCAACCTAGTTAAAGAGGAGTTAAACGTAGGGATTGAAGCCGCTGAAGCAGTAATTCTAGCTTCAACCTACGTATGCCCGGTAATAGCGTTAGGCCCCTCAGCTAGGGAAGCGCTTAAACCTTTAATAGTGAAGACCGTTGAAAGTAGGACTCGTCTCGACGATAAGGGCTGGAAGCTACACTTTAGAATAGCCGACTACACGGTCTTAGACCTATACGCTTGGAGTAGCCTACATGCAGAACAACTTTGGGATCCTACGTTAAACTACGACTCCTTCATAGATGATAGAGCTAAACGAGTGAAGAAAGACGTTAAACGATACTGGAGGTTGATGAAGGGTACCGATCAGCCTAAGCCTTTCCTCGGCTACATCGACGTAGCTCGTTTACTCGCCGAGAGGCTTAAGGCGGGAGATCAGGGTATTGCTAAACGCCTCCTCGAGCTTGAAAAGCTCGAAGCTTCAGCGGGTCTTTCAATAGAAGCTGCTGTACTAGTCTATGAGGCGCCTACCTAGAGGGGCTTAAAGCCTAGCGAAGCTTAAAATTACGCGTTTGAGGGGTGGTTAGGGTTGAAGCCTGAGAGCGATGGGGTTTTTAAAGCGATAATCGAAAAGGTTAAACCCTACTTTAAGGAGGGGGTTGGAGGTCACGATTGGCTTCACGTTGAACGCGTCTATAACCTTTGCGTTAGAATAGGTATGAAGGAGGGCGCCGACCTAGACGTAGTAAGGGCGGCGGCCATACTTCACGACGTTGGAATACCTATGGAAATTAAGCGGGGGGTTAACCATGCGGAGGAGGGTGTGAAAATAGCCCTTAAAATCCTTAAGGAGGCCGGCTTCCCGGCGGATAAGGTAGATCAGGTGGTTTACGCTTGAGGTGGAAGCCGAGGAGGGCTGATGAAGGGTTTAAATGTTAACCGGTACTAAATCGCTAGGTCTAAGGGGCTTTCGGGCTCGGAAGTAAGCCTCAAAGCGTCTTTCAAGCTCCTTAAACCTTTCATCATACCTTTCCTTTAACGTTTCAAGCGCTTTCCACGCTTGAGCTCTAAGTTTTTCTCTTTCCCCTTCGTATTGTGTACGTGTGATCTGCTTCCGCTTACGTTTTTCTGTTAGTGCTCGCCACGACTCGTGAAGGTTCTTTACGATAAGCCTACTTTCTTCCAGCATCTCCTCGTGAAAGGCTTCAATCTCACTGTACATCGGTTCGATACTGCTCCAATATACTGGTTTACTCGGCTCACTTAAGGCATACCTGATTAAAAGTGCCTTAAGCCGCTTATGCGGAGGCGTTAGCTTAACGTTCTCTAGAAGGTGTTTAACGCAAGCTTTAGCGCGTACTTTAATGTGGTAGCAGTTGTCCTTGAGGTGGCCGTAATATGTTGCGGTTCCTTTAAGCGTTGCGTAAAGGTGCACTCTGTACCCATACCGCTTAAGCGCTTCATACAGCGCCTCAACAACGTATACCTTCTCATTGTATATAACAACCGCGAACTGCGCGGTTTTTCTTCCTTTACGGTTGCATGTATACACTGAGCCTTCGGTGTCGATGGCTATGCTGAGCACGCTGTAAAGCTTTACGTTGTTATCTATAGGTGTTGGAGTGCGCCGCTTAAGAAGCCACCAGTAGATCTTAAGCGGCAGTAAAACCCATAACATCCACACGTAGTTTTCTTTGTCATCCCTGTACGGTCCCACGCCCACGTGCCCGTACCTGCCAAAAACCTCCTTGAAGAGGAGCGCCAAGTACGGGTCAGGCGTCCTCAGTATTACTTGCACCTGTTGGCCATTCTGTATTACACTTCCATCGGTGTGCACAAAGTACCATAACTTGAGCCTTTCCGCATCGTTGCCGTCGAAGTCACGCTTAGGATACTTATACCTTCCCGTTTTCACCAACTGTAACGCCGTTACATTATCACGTATTTTAACGTTCATTTCATACCTCATCCACCTCCACAGCGTAGTAAACGGTACGCCGAGGCGCTTCGACAACTTTCTCACCGATACGCCCTTATGCCAGTGTAATTCCTCAATTAACACTTTAAAGCGCTGGATATCGTTAACCGCCCCGTCCATCACCGTCCTCTTCGCTTCCTCAGAGAGCATCGCTAATAACTCGTTTGGTATCATTATTTTCCAAGGGTTGCCGAAGTTCACCGTTAACGTTAACCCTGCTTGGAGGGGTTCTGCGGCCCTTTCCCCCGTCACGGTAACTCACCTCGAAACGTTTTTATAGCCCCGAAGCCCCTTTAGTGGCTAGGGAGGGGTCAGCAGCGCGCAGAGGCGCGCTACTGTTTTAATCACCTCTCATTGTGTCAGCCGTTCATCATACCCCTCCCGGCTTCAACCATAGCCCATTTCTACGAGAAGCTATTAAGGGTTAAAAGGTTCATGAATACGGAGGAGGGTAGGCGGTTGGCTGAAGGCCGTCATCGTTTCATGAAGCTCTTCCTAAAACGTTTCTTAGCCGAGGTCGAAGGGTTAAGCTAGGCTAAATGTTTATGCTCTACGAGTTGGAGGCGTATAACGGGGTGATCTACCTGCAGAGTGGAGTCGCTAATATGTACGTATTGCCTTGTCCTTCCTGCGGTAGGGAGGCGCTGGTTGTAAACGAGCTAGTGCATGATATACCGCGCTTCGGTAAGATGCTCCTAGTCTCCATGGTCTGTAGGTTCTGCGGGTATAGGAAGAGCGATGTTATGAGTTTAGAGTTTAAGGAGCCGGTTAGATACGAGTATAGGGTGAGTAGCGTTAAGGATTTAAGCGTAAGGGTTATTCGGTCTTCGACGGCAACCATAAGAATACCGGAGCTAAACGCTGAAATACGCCCGGGCCCGGCTAGTGAAGGATTTATCTCGAATATTGAGGGCGTCCTACATAGGATTAGGGATGCCGTAAACCTGATCATTAGGAGCGGTGAACCGGAGGATGTGGAGAAGGCTCAGGAGGTCTTAAGGAAGATGGAGCTAGCTTTAAACGGTAAACTCGCCTTCACCCTAGTACTTGAAGACCCCTATGGGAATAGCTACGTCGGTAAGGCCGACGATTCGACGTAGAGGTTTAAGCCTCTATTAGGTGGTTATAAGGCGTTTTGCGCTGATCAGATGCTTAACTAAAACCTAGCAGGGCTAAACGGTTTAATTAAGGGGTCTACTTCGCCTCCTACGATTAACCTACCTAGTAATTCTCCGATGGCCGGTATTATGCTAAGCCCGTAGTCATGGCAGCCGCACGCTAAATATAAGCCATTAACGCTTGTTTCACCTATTAACGGCTTTCCATCCGGTGTCGTATCGCAT
It contains:
- a CDS encoding HD domain-containing protein, which encodes MKPESDGVFKAIIEKVKPYFKEGVGGHDWLHVERVYNLCVRIGMKEGADLDVVRAAAILHDVGIPMEIKRGVNHAEEGVKIALKILKEAGFPADKVDQVVYA
- a CDS encoding helix-turn-helix domain-containing protein, with product MTGERAAEPLQAGLTLTVNFGNPWKIMIPNELLAMLSEEAKRTVMDGAVNDIQRFKVLIEELHWHKGVSVRKLSKRLGVPFTTLWRWMRYEMNVKIRDNVTALQLVKTGRYKYPKRDFDGNDAERLKLWYFVHTDGSVIQNGQQVQVILRTPDPYLALLFKEVFGRYGHVGVGPYRDDKENYVWMLWVLLPLKIYWWLLKRRTPTPIDNNVKLYSVLSIAIDTEGSVYTCNRKGRKTAQFAVVIYNEKVYVVEALYEALKRYGYRVHLYATLKGTATYYGHLKDNCYHIKVRAKACVKHLLENVKLTPPHKRLKALLIRYALSEPSKPVYWSSIEPMYSEIEAFHEEMLEESRLIVKNLHESWRALTEKRKRKQITRTQYEGEREKLRAQAWKALETLKERYDERFKELERRFEAYFRARKPLRPSDLVPVNI
- a CDS encoding ZPR1 zinc finger domain-containing protein, which codes for MFMLYELEAYNGVIYLQSGVANMYVLPCPSCGREALVVNELVHDIPRFGKMLLVSMVCRFCGYRKSDVMSLEFKEPVRYEYRVSSVKDLSVRVIRSSTATIRIPELNAEIRPGPASEGFISNIEGVLHRIRDAVNLIIRSGEPEDVEKAQEVLRKMELALNGKLAFTLVLEDPYGNSYVGKADDST